In the genome of Massilia sp. UMI-21, the window GGCTTCGGCGCCCCCGACGGCGACCTCACCAGCGAAACCGCGACCGGGGGGCTGCCGATCCACCTGCTGCGGCGGCCGACGCCGCCGCACCGTTTTCCGTCCTCGGGCGGCGCGCACTGGCGCCTGGTGGCCCAGTTGGCGCTCAACCACCGCTCGCTGGGCGACCTCGACGCCTTCCGCGAGGTGCTCACCCTGTACGACGTGTCGCGTTCGGCGGCCACGCAGCGCCAGATCGCCGGCATCACGGCCATGGAGACGCTGCCGTCGACCGCCTGGTTGCGCAACCGGATCGGCGCCGCGCTGGTGCACGGCACCGAGGTCAGGATGACGGTGGACGAAGAGGCCTTCGCCGGCAGCAGCCTGGCCGTGTTCGCGGAGGTGGTGAACCGCTTCTTCGGCCTGTACGTGCACATCAACAGTTTCACGCGGCTGGTGCTACGGTCGGCGCAGAGCGACAGGGAGCTGCTGCGCTGCGCGCCGCGCAACGGCAACCTGACGCTGGTGTGAACGTGGGGGCAAGCGCGGGCGTGATCGACCAGCTGCTCGCCGAACCCTGGCGCTACGAACTGTTCCAGGCGATCCGCCTGCTGTCGCGCTGGCTGCGCCGCTACGGCCTGTCGCCGGACACCGCGATCCGCTTCGAGAACAGCCTGGCGCTGAGCTTCCCGGCCAGCGATATCGAGCGCCTGCAGCTGGAGCAGGGCCCGGCCGGCGGCGGGGCGATGCGCCTGCGGGTGCGTACCGCGGTAATGGGCCTGCTCGGCGTGAACGGGACACTGCCGCTGCACTACACCGAGCGGATCGCCGCCTGGGAACACGCAACCCGCGACGAGGGTCCGCGCGCTTTCTACGATGCGTTCTCCGGCCGCCAGCTGGCGCTGTTCTACCGCGCCTGGCGCAAGTACCGCGTGCGCGGCGGGCCGGACGAGCATAACCGCGACCGCTTCCTGGCCCAGCTCGCGGCCATCGGCGGCGCCGGTTGGCAACGCGCGGGGCAGGGCCTGCCCGACGCCGGCCTGGCCTACGAGAGCCTGGCCTATTTCGCCGCCCAGCTGCGCAGCCGGGTGGTCTCGGCCGGCCTGATCGCGGGCGTGCTCGGCGAGTACCTGCAGGTGCCGGTCGCGGTGGAGCAGTTCGCCGGCGGCTGGGATGCGCTGGGCGCGCAGGACCGCAGCCGCCTGGGCGAAGACAATTGCGACGTGGGGATGGGTGCGACCCTGGGCGAACGGCTGCTGCGTCCGGAGCTCGGCATCCGGATCCGGGTGGGGCCGGTGACGTCCACCGTGTTCGAGCGCTTCCTGCCGGGCGCGAGCGGGGCGCGGGCACTGGCGGCCCTGCTGGACCGGTTCGCCATCGAGGTGCCGTTTCGCGAGTTGCAGGTGATCTTGCGGGGAGACCAGATCGACGGCGCCAGCCTGGACGGCACGATCCGGCTCGGCCTGGACGGCTTCCTGTGCACCCGCCCGGACCGGCGCGACCGCGACGACGTCTGCTACCTGCTGCCCTAGGCCCGTTGGCCGCAGCATCCGCACGACGCGCGCGACGCGCACGATGAGGGCGACCTACAATCGTTCCCGACAGGCTGACAAACCAGACAGGAGGGCATATGAATAATATTGTGAATGCAGGCGATCACCTGGACCTGGTGAGCGAGAACGACCTGGTGGGCCGGCGTGTCGCGGTCCTGATGACCGACGGCGTCGAACAGGTCGAGTACACCGAACCGCGCACATTCCTTGAAGCGAAGGGCGTGCGGGTCACCCTGGTCTCGCCCAAGGGCGTGGGCGAGGAGGTGCAGGGCATGAACCACGACCAGCCGGGCGACAGGTTCGAGGTCGAGGCGAGCCTGTCCCAGGCCGATGCCGCCGACTACGACGCGCTGCTGCTGCCGGGCGGCGAAGACAATCCGAAGAAGCTGCGCCAGATCCCGGAAGCGATCGCCTTCATCCGGGCTTTTGATGAGGCCGACAAGCCGATCGCCGCGATCTGCCACGGCCCGTGGCCGCTGATCGACGCCGGCATCGCCGAGTCGAAGCACCTGACCAGCAATGCGGCGATCCAGGACGACCTGAAGGCGGCCGGGGCCGAGTGGACGGACGATGAGGTGGTGGTGGACGGCAAGCTGATCACGAGCCGCAAGCCGGAGGATATTCCGGCGTTCAACGATGCGCTGATGAAGGAGTTGATGGTGGTGCAGCAGGCGGGGGCGGATCCGGGGCCGACGTCGTAGTCCTGCCGCGTGCATCATCGCCGAGGAGCCGCCGCTGGCGGCTCTTTTCTTTACGACCGGTGGTGATGTCCACCGCACTGCCGCAGCGGCAGCGCGAGTGGAGACAAGCGCTATCCGATCAAGGGCAAGCAAGAGTCTCGATCCGGGCATGGACCTTCGCATGAAACCCTGCCTATTTTTTCGAGTCGCAAGCCGCTAGGTAAACT includes:
- the tssG gene encoding type VI secretion system baseplate subunit TssG, with protein sequence MRAAQRQPDAGVNVGASAGVIDQLLAEPWRYELFQAIRLLSRWLRRYGLSPDTAIRFENSLALSFPASDIERLQLEQGPAGGGAMRLRVRTAVMGLLGVNGTLPLHYTERIAAWEHATRDEGPRAFYDAFSGRQLALFYRAWRKYRVRGGPDEHNRDRFLAQLAAIGGAGWQRAGQGLPDAGLAYESLAYFAAQLRSRVVSAGLIAGVLGEYLQVPVAVEQFAGGWDALGAQDRSRLGEDNCDVGMGATLGERLLRPELGIRIRVGPVTSTVFERFLPGASGARALAALLDRFAIEVPFRELQVILRGDQIDGASLDGTIRLGLDGFLCTRPDRRDRDDVCYLLP
- a CDS encoding type 1 glutamine amidotransferase; this translates as MNNIVNAGDHLDLVSENDLVGRRVAVLMTDGVEQVEYTEPRTFLEAKGVRVTLVSPKGVGEEVQGMNHDQPGDRFEVEASLSQADAADYDALLLPGGEDNPKKLRQIPEAIAFIRAFDEADKPIAAICHGPWPLIDAGIAESKHLTSNAAIQDDLKAAGAEWTDDEVVVDGKLITSRKPEDIPAFNDALMKELMVVQQAGADPGPTS